GTAGTCCAACCCCAAGGCATTGGCGGCGGCACGGGCGCGCGGCTGGCCGCCGATCTCATCGTGGTCGGTCAGCGACCACAGCTGCACGCCGTTGCCCTGCGCGCGTGCTGCCAGCTGCTCCGGGCTGAGCGTGCCGTCCGACACCGTGGAGTGGCAGTGCAGGTCGGCGTTGAGGCCGGGTGCAGGGGACGGGGGGCGAGTCGCGCGGGCAGGGCTGTTCACCCCGGCATTCTAGGAAGGCGAGACGGCCGGCGCTGTCACAGGGTCAACAGGGCCGGCCGGGGGACGGCTGGGTGAATGGCTGGGGGACCGGCCGGGTTCAGGCGGGCAGGGGGGCGTCGCAGCGCGGCAGCCAGGCGGCTGCTTCGGCCGCCGGGCGGGGGGGGCTGAAGAGGTAGCCCTGCGCCGCCTCGCAGCCCAGGGCGGTGAGGAAGGCCAGTTGCTCGCTGGACTCCACCCCCTCTGCCAGCACCGAGATGCCCAGGCTGCGCCCCAGCGTCACCATGGTGCTCACCAGCTGGGCGTCGTTGGCATCGCCGGGCAGGTCGTTGATGAAGCTGCGGTCGATCTTGAGCTTGCCCACCGGGAAGCGCTTCAGGTAGGCGAGCGACGAGTAGCCCGTGCCGAAGTCGTCGATGGCCAGCTGCACGCCCTGGGCCTGCAGCGAGCGCAGGAAGCCCTCGGCGTGTTCGCCCTGTTCCATCAGGCCGGACTCGGTGATCTCCAGCTCCAGCCGGTCGGGGGGCAGCCCGGAGGCGGCCAGGGCGGCGCGCAGGCGCTCGTCGGTGCCGCCGCGGCGCGCTTCGACCGGCGAGAGGTTGATCGCGATGCGGCCGAAGTCCAGCCCCGCATCCAGCCAGGCGCGGCCCTGGCGGCAGGCCTCGCGCGTCACCCAGTCGCCCAGCGCGATGATCTGGCCGGTTTCCTCCAGCATCGGGATGAAGATGGCCGGCCCGACGGGCGGCAGGTCGGGCTGGTCCAGGCGCACCAGCGCCTCCAGGCCGACCAGCCGCTGGTCGCTCAGGCGGTACAGGGGCTGGTACCAGAGCTGGAACTCATTGCGCTCCAGGGCGCGGCGCAGGCGGTTGTCCAGCGCGAGGCGGTACTGCGCCGCCTCGGTCATCGACCCGGTGTAGTAGCGGTAGGTGTTGCGCCCGGCGCGCTTGGCCTGGTACATCGCGGCGTCGGCGTCGCGCACCAGCTCGCCCACGCTGTGGCCATCGTTCGGGTAGAGGCTGATGCCGATGCTGGCCTGGACGTACACCGAGGTGTCGCCGATGCGGAAGGGCTCGTCCAGCAGGTGGAGGAGGTCCTGGGCGACGTGGCCGGCGTCCTGCTGGTCGCGCAGGTGCTCCATCACCAGCACGAACTCGTCCCCGCCGAGGCGGCCCAGCGTATCTTCGCGTCGGGTGCGCTGGGAGAGCCGGGCGGACACGGCCATCAGCAGGTGGTCGCCGGCGTCGTGGCCGAGGCTGTCGTTGACGGTCTTGAAGTTGTCCAGGTCGATGAACAGCACCGCCACCTGCGTTTCCAGCCGCTGGGCGGCGGCCAGCGCATGCTCCAGGCGCGACAGCACCATCGGCCGGTTGGGCAGCTGGGTCAGCGGGTCGTAGTGCGCCATGTGCTGCAGGCGCTCCTCGGTCAGCTTGTGCGAGGTGGTGTCGGTGAACACCGCGACGTAGTGGCTGGGCCGCCCCTGCCCATCCCTGACCGTGGCGATGGAGATCCACTGGGCGTAGAGCTTGCCATCCTTGCGGTGGTTCCACATCTCGCCCTGCCAGTGGCCCTGCGCGGCCAGCGTTTGCCACATCTGCTCGTAGAACGCGCTGTCCTGCCGGCCGGACTGCAGCAGTTGGGGGCGCTGGCCGATCACCTCCTCCTCGCTGTAGCCGGTGATCTCGGTGAAGGCGCGGTTGACGGAGACGATGGTGGACGTCAGGTCGGTGACCATCACGCCGTCCTGGGTGCTCTCCAGCGCCGCGGCGTGCAACTTCATGCGCTCCTGGGAGTCGCGCAGCGCGGCCTCGCGGGCGTACTGTGCGCGGGCAAAGGCGATGTCCGCGGCCACCTCCTCGAACAGCTGCTGCTCGTCCGCGTCGGCGGGGTCCAGGTGGGTGTGCGCGAGCACCAGGGCGGCGTCGCAGCGCGTGTCGCAGCGCAGCGGCAGGGCCACCAGGTCGAAGGCCTGCCCGTCCGGGGTGTTCCAGGTGTCCTGCGCCCAGTGGGGCTGCCCGTGGGCGATGGCCTGCCAGGCCGACCGTGCCGCGACGGCGGGCGGTTCAGGTGCCGGGCTGGCACCCCCCGGGGCTGAGGCCGCGGCCTGCGCGAGCGTGCGCGCCGGAGACTCCGGCGTCTCGGCGGTGCCGTCGAAGCTCAGTACCCAGGCGGCGCGGAAGTTCCCCTGCGTGATCGCCATGGCACAGATGCGCGTGAACAGGTCGGGCTCGCTGTGGGTCTGGACGATGGCCTGATTGACCTGGCTGAGGAAGCTGTACAGGCGCGAAAGCACCTGCACGCGCCGCTCGGCCAGCTTGCGCTCGGTGATGTCCCAGCTCACCCAGACCACCTGGTCCTGGTCGGGCAGGGCGGCTGCGCGGCCCTCGAAGTGGCGCCGGCCGGCAGGCGTGTCGAGTTCCAGCTCCATCTGGGCCGGCTGGCGGGTCTCCAGCGCCCGGCGGATGGTGGCCATCACGCGCTCGGCCAGCTCCGGCGGCAGGTGCTCCGCCACCGACCGCCCCAGCAGGCTGTCGCTGGGGGCGGCAAACTTCTCGGGCGGCCCCCAGGCGCCCTGGTAGCGCCCCTCGGCGTCGATCAGGAAGGAGACTTCCGGGATCGCCGTGGTGAGCGCGCTCAGCCGGCGCTCGTTGGCGGCCAGTTGGGCCACCGCCCGCTCGCGCTGCTGCTGGCTGCGGTGCATCTGCCACATCAGCGCGGCGGCCAGGCCGCCCACCAGCAGCAGCGTGAAGGTGGTGCGTCGGGCCTGGGCGCGCAGGCGCTCGCCGTGTTCGGCGTGCACGGCCAGTTCGACGTCCATGGCCGCGGACATCAGCTCGCCCTGGTCGGCGCGCAGCGCCAGCGCTGGCGCGGTGGGGCGCTCATCCAGGCGGCTCTGCACGCTGTTGCGCAGGGCCTGCAGCGCGCTCAGGTAACGCGTGGCGGCCTCGCGGCGCGCCTGCGTGAGCTGCGCCGGCAGCTCGATGTCGGCCACGGCCGGGGCGTCCTCGGCCAGCAGGCGGGCCTGGTACAGGGCGGTGGCCAGATCGGCGCTGACCATGGCCGCACTGACGGTGCTGTCGCCGGCACGCAGCCGTTCGGCATAGAGCTGGGCGCGCTGCACGCTCTGCTGTGCCGTCGCGATGGCCTGGCGCGGTCCGACGGTGGCGTCCAGCGTGGCGGTCCAGCTCAGGTGGCCCCAGGCGATCAGCCCCAGGCAGACCAGCGCGAACAGGGCGGTGGCCGCGTATTGCCGCTGGCGGGCAGCGGGCCAGTTCTTCACGGGCGACCCTCCTGCGCGGTGGGCGCGGGGGGCCGCGCTGGGGCGATCGGCAGCTCGTCCGGCTGGAAGCCGTAGGCCTGCGCCAGCCTCTGGTGGGCGGGGCTGCCCAGGAAGCCTGCCAGCGCCGCGTCCAGGCGCGGCAGCCGCTCGTCGCCCAGGCGCATTGCATACGCGGGCAGGCCAGCCGCCCCCGCCATCGCGGGCGCCTGGAAGGGGTCGGCCAGCTCGCCGCCCGGGGCGCCGCTGACCCGCATCGCCCAGCGCAGCGATGGTGCCGACAGCGCGAAGCCCGCCGCTCGGTTGGAGCGCACTGCGGCAATGCCCGATTGCACATCGGGCACCTTCAGCAGGCGCGAGTCGTCGATCCCGGCCGCGCCGGCCAGGGACGCCTCCACGCTGCCGCGGATGACCGCCAGCCAGGCCTGGGGCCGGTCGCGCAGGTCTTCCAGGCGATGCAGCCCCATCGGGTTGAAGGCGGTCACCAGCAGGCCCATTTGCACGCGGGCGGTGGGCCGGGAGAAGGTGATCAGCATGGCCCGCTCGGGCGCGGCGAACAGGCCGGCGGCGATCAGGTCGATGCGGCCCATGCGCAGCTCGTGGATGAGCTGGCCGAATTCCAGGTGCACCCACTCCGGCTCGGGCGGGCCGGCGCGGGTGAGCACGGCGCGCAGGACGTCGGGCGATTCGCCGAACACCCGCCCTTCCAGCCCGACGCCGGCGTAGGGCAGTTCGATGCTGTAGGCCACCCGCAGGCGCTGCGGCGCATCGGCAGAGCGATCAGGAACCACCCACGCCGGCGGGGCCAGCACCATCACCACGCCGATGACCATGCCGGCCAGCACCGCGACGATCCATGCCGACACGCCCAGCGAATGCCTGGCCTCCTTGTCCATCGCCACGCCTCCTGTCCTTCCTTCGGCCTGCTACATGGCCGGCCCGCCGGCGCCCCGCTCCCGGGCCGGCAGGTGTACCGTGCGGGTTGGGGCGGCCGGCTGGACCGGTGTGGCCTTGTCGATCGTGGGCCGCATGGGCCGATTGCTGCGCGATGACGCAACCGCGCGATTTTCTCATTTTGACCCATTCGACCAGGCTTGCCCCCCCAGGTGACCCGGTTTCGACCGATCCAGGGGGGCGTTGGCCCGGCGGGACAGGGGGGCGGCCTGTGTGGTTTCAGCCCTGCCGGATCAGTTGCTGCGCGCGTTCGCCGACCTTGGCGATGACGGCGTCCAGGCTGGACCGCTCGGCCGGATCCAGCGCGTCGAGCAGGAAGGCCACCCGAGCTTCCACCAGCGGCACGACCTTGCGCACCAGCGCCGTGCCGGGCGGCAGCAACTCGATCACCCGGTTGCGCCGGTCGCCGGGATCCTCGCTGCGTTGGATCAGGCCGTCCTGCTCCAGCCGGGTCACCGCGCGGCTGACCTGCATCTTGTCCAGCGTGGTGTGCGCGATCACGTCGGCCGTCTTCATCGCACCGTTCTCGTACAGCGCCGCCACCACGCGCCACTCGTCGCGGCTGAGCTCGAAGCGCTCGGCGTAGACCTGTGCCATCGCGCGGCTCACGGTGTCCGCCAGCACCGCCAGCTGGTAGGGAAAGAAGGACTGCAGCTTGAGGGTCATGGCTGTGCAGGGAGTCGCATGTCGGTGGCGTGAATGGTAACAAACGATATGAACTGGCTTGGGGCGTGTAACGCATCCGGACCTGCGCCGGATCAAGCATTTGAATGACAAACAGGCGGTTCGGCGCGATACCCGAGTGCCGAACGCGGGATCACAAAGCACTTGCGTTATTAGTCACAAGCGTTACTATATGGGCCAGTCGCTGGTCTACCGTGCCGGCGCAACCGAGCCACCCGCACCCGTTGACCGAGGAGACCGCCCCATGAACATCCAGCGCATCCACCACGTTGCCTACCGCTGCCGCGACGCCAAGGAAACCGTCGAGTGGTACCGCAAGCACCTAGGCATGGAGTTCGTGCTCGCGATCGCCGAGGACCAGGTTCCCTCCACCCACGCGCCCGACCCCTACATGCACCTGTTCATGGATGCGGGCAACGGCAACGTGCTGGCCTTCTTCGAGCTGCCCAACTCCCCGGCCATGGGCCGCGACCCCAACACCCCGGACTGGGTCCAGCACATCGCCTTCAAGGTCGGTAGCGTGCAGGAACTGGAAGAGACCAAGGCCCGGCTGGAGGCCAGCGGCATCGCCGTGGTGGGCGTGACCGACCACACCATCTTCAAGTCGATCTACTTCTTCGACCCCAACGGCCACCGCCTGGAACTGGCCGCCGACACCGGCACGCCCGAGATGTACAAGAAGCTCGACGACGTGAAGTGGGAGATGCTGGAAGAGTGGTCCAAGACGCGCCGCGCCCCCAAGCACGCCGCCTGGATGCACGAAAAAGAGTTCACGCAGTGAGCCGAAGCGGCCCCGCCGCTGCCACCGCCCGGTCATGCGCCCTTTGATGCGCCCACTGTTGCGCCCGACCCGGCGCCAGACTGAAGTCCTGCGAGGAGACCCTGTGCTCAAGACCTATACCTACCCCCAGTTCGACTACCGCCAGAGCGCGGAGCAGAAAGAAGGCCGCGTCGCCCGCCACCCGGTGGTGATCATCGGTGCCGGCCCGATCGGCCTGACCGCCGCGTTGGAATGTGCCGCCCGCGGCCTGCCGGCCGTGGTGCTGGACGACAACAACACCGTCAGCATCGGCTCGCGCGCCGTCTGCTACGCCAAGCGGCCGCTGGAGATCTGGGACCGCCACGGCCTGGGCGAAGGCTTCGTCGAGCGTGGCGTGAGCTGGAAGGTGGGTCGCGTATTCCACCGCGAGGAGCAGGTCTACCAGTTCGACCTGCTGCCCGAGCCGCACCACAAGATGCCGGCGATGATCAACCTCCAGCAGTACCACGTGGAGGAAGCCATGGTGGCCGCCTGTGGCCGCAGCCCGCTGGTGGACCTGCGCTGGAAGCACAAGCTGCTGAGCCTGGCGCAGGCCGGCGACGTGGCCACGCTGACGGTGGAGACCCCCGACGGCGTGTTCCAGCTGCAGGCCGACTGGGTGATCGCCTGCGACGGTGCCAACAGCGACACGCGCCGCATGGTCGATGGCCAGTTCACCGGCCAGTTCTTCCAGGACCGTTTCCTGATCGCCGACGTGGTGATGGACGCCAGCTTCCCGACCGAGCGCTGGTTCTGGTTCGACCCGCCCTTTCACCGCGGCGCCGTGCGCCCGGACGGCCAGCGCATGCCCACCAGCGTGCTGCTGCACAAACAGGCTGACAACGTCTGGCGCATCGACTTCCAGCTCGGCTGGGACAGCGACCCCGAGGAGGAGAAGCGGCCCGAGAAGGTCATCCCGCGCATCCAGGCCATGCTCGGCCCCGAGGCCAAGTTCGAGCTGGAGTGGGTGTCGGTCTACCAGTTCGCCTGCCGCCGCGTGGACAACTTCCGCTACGGCCGGGTGATCTTTGCCGGCGACGCGGCGCACCAGGTCTCGCCCTTCGGCGCGCGCGGTGCCAACACCGGCGTGCAGGACATCGACAACCTGATCTGGAAGCTCAAGCTGGTGCTCGACGGCGCCGCACCGCCCGCGCTGGTGGACAGCTACCACGAGGAGCGCGCCTACGCCGCCGACGACAACCTGCGCAACTCGACGCGCTCGACCGACTTCATCACGCCCAAGAGCGCGGCCAGCCTGCGCATGCGCGACGCGGTGCTGGAGCTGGCGCGCAGCGAGGCCTTTGCCCGCCCGCTGGTCAACAGCGGCCGGCTGTCCACGCCGACGCCCTACCTGAGCTCCTCGCTCAACACCGCCGACGAGAGCGAGTTTGCCGGGCGCATGAAGCCGGGCACCAACTGTGCCGATGCGCCGCTGCAGCGCGACGGCCAGCCCGTGTGGCTGCTCGACGCGCTGGCCGAGGCGAGCCGTGGGGCGGGGGACTTCGTGCTGCTGGTCTGGGGCGATGGCGGCGTGGCTGCCGAGGCGGTCAACGCGGGGGCGGTGACGGCGCGCGTGCTGCGCGTCGGCCCGGGCGGGCTGCAGGACGCCACGGGCGTGGCCACCGAGCGCTACGACGCCCAGCCCGGCAGCGTCTACCTGATCCGGCCCGACCAGCACGTGGCCGCACGCTGGCGCAGTTTTGACGCGGCCAAGGTGCAGGCGGCGCTGCGGCGCTGCCTGGCGCAGTGATGACCGTTGCTGCCCTGATGCAGGCATCAACGCCGGCATCGATCCTGCCCATGAACGAGGAGAACCCCACATGCCGATGATCCACACCCCCAACCTGTCCGACCCGGACGGCTTCTACGAGGAGCTGATCGACGCCCAGCGCGGCCTCAGCGACGAGCAGGCCCAGCTGATGAACGCCAAGCTGGTGCTGACGCTGGCCAACCACATCGGCGACCGCGAGGTGCTGCGTGAGGCGTTGCAGGTGGCCCGGCCCCTGGGGGCCGCCACCGCGGGGTGATGTGGTCGGGCGGAGGGGCCCGGATTGATGCGTCCGGGTGGATGAGCCCGGATGGATGAGCCCGGGCGGTGCGGGTGGGCAGGACCCGCCGCCGGGCTGGTGCCGGTATCGATAAAATTGGTAACCGAGCCGGCTGGGTGCCAAGGTGTCTGACGGCCGATCACCTGAAGCCTGACGCCGCCCGCACCATGTCCCTCCGAAGCCCGACCGCCCTCCTGGGCTGGTCCCGCCTGCCGTGACGGCCGACGCGGCCGGTCCACGTCTCGACCGCCGCCGCTGGCTGCAGCGCGGCTGCGGGCTGTGGCCGCTGTCCGGCGGCTGGTGCTGGTCTTCCGGCGCGGCGGCGACCCCCCGGCGCCACGCGCCGGCACATGCCGGGGTCGACCTGCAGCTCTGGGGCTACTACCCCTGGTGGATGCGCGAGGACTGGCGGCGGCGGCGCATCGGCCTGTACGACCGCCTGTCCGTCTTCGAGATCGAGATCGGTGACGACGGCCAGCTGCTCGACACCCAGGGCTGGCCGGTGCGCTGGCAGCCGCTGGGCGCGGCGCTGCGTGCCGGCGGTGGCCGCCTCGACGTCACCCTCTTCCTGGCCCAGGCCGAGCGCTTCGAGCGGGTGTTTGGCAGCGCGGAGCGGCGTGAACACCTGCTGGCGCAGGTCCTGGCGCTGTCGTCCCCGGCGGACGGGGTGAACCTGGACGTCGAGATCTACACGCCGCTGACGGCGGCGGCGCGGCGCGGCTACATGGCGTTCTGCACCGCGCTGGCCGCGGGCCTGCATGGCCAGCGCGGCGGGGCATCGGGCGCCCACCCCAGGGCGAAATCGCTGTCCGTCTTCGGTGTGATGGGGGCGGCGGTCGACCTGTATGAACGCCCGGTGCAGGCACTGATCGACCACGTCGTCGTGCAGGGCTACGACGCCCACCATGCCGACAGCCGGCGTGCCGGCCCGGTGGCACCGCTGCGCGGGCCCTACACCCTCACCTGGGAACGCGCCCTGCGGCACTACCTGGCGCTGGGCTGGCCGCGGCACAAGCTGCTGTTCGGGCTGCCCTTCTACGGCTACGAGTGGGCCACCGAGTCGGCCACGCCCGGGGCGGCGACGCTCGGCCAGGGCCGCCAGATCAGCTACGGCGCGGTGGACGAGCGCCTGCTGCCGCAGATCCGCGTCAATGCCCGCGCCGAGGTGCAGCGGCACGGCCTGCGGCGCGACGCGGCCAGCGGCTCCCCCTACTACGTCTACCGCGACGATGGCGGTCACTGGCGCCAGGGCTGGTTCGAGGACGAGACCAGCCTGGCCGCCAAGCTGGACTTCGTGCGCGATGAGGGCCTGGGTGGCGCCGCAGTGTTCCCGGTGGGCTACGACGACGGCGCGTTCGACGCGCTGCTGCAGCGCCGCTTCAGGGGAAGCTGAGCCGCAGGCTGTGCCGGCCCGGCGGCAGCGCCGGGAACACCAGCGCCGAGCTGAATCGGTCGATGCGCCGCAGTTGCGCCGCGCCGGTGCCGCCCGGCGGGGCGCTGGCCTGCAGGCGGGGTGCCTGGTTGGCGCTGCGGTGGCCCACCAGCAGGGTCAGGCCGCTCACCGGGGCGTTGCCGCTGACGCTGACCTGCAGCTCCAGGGTGTTGGCGTCGGGCATGCGCGCGTCCAGGCGGGCCCGTTGGCGCTGGCGCCACCAGTCGGCGATGGCTCCGCCGGTGGCGATCCAGGCCTGCTGATGGCGAGGGCCGATGTGCCGGGTCAGGATCTCCACCGCCTGGGTCATCAGGGTGCTGTGGGTGGGCCGGTTGAGCAGCTGATCGGTGTCGGCAAAGTTCTGGCTGTGCACGCTCAGCAGCCCCAGCCCGCCCAGGCGCAGGTTGAACTCGTACTCGCCCACCAGCGCAGCGCCCACCTGCGCCGGCGTGAGCTTCAGGTCCATGTAGTTCAGGTCATCGAGCTGGCCGCGCGGCAGCACGACCAACGCCCGGGCCGGATCCGGCGAGCCGGCGAAAACGGGCAGCCGGTCGGCACTGCGGCTCGGATCGGCGGTGTGGTGCTGCAGCCCCAGCGCCATCAACAGGGCCTCGGTGGTCTCGTCGTAGGACTCGGTCGGGGCGCGGAAGCCCCGGCCCACGCCGGCCACCCAGTCGCCCTTGGCGCCCAGGGCACCGCGCATCTCGTCGAGCATGCGCTTGAGGCGGCGCTGCTGCTTGTCGCGTGGCAGGTCCTTGAAGCCGTAGTGCACCTCGCCGTGGAAACCGATCTCGTGGTGGCGCGCCAGGCGCTTCACCAGGTCGGCCTGCTTGCGCACCTCGCTGGTCAGGCAGTAGAAGGTGCCGCTGGCCTGGATCTGTTCGAGCAGTTCGGCGAAGTGGATCGCGTTGGCAAACCCCTCCTCGGTGTCCATCTCGATGAGCTGGGCCGCGCGGGTGCCGTTGGGCCAGGCCGCCAGGTGCACGCTGGGCCGGCGCAGCAGCCAGCGCAGCGCCTGGTCGGCCAACGCCTCGAAGTCACCGGGCTGGAAGCTCCAGGCCGTTTCCGCGTAGCCGAACACGACGCGCCGCCCCGGCCGGGCACCACCCTCGTCGTAGACGATCGCCGAGCTGTGCGAATTCGGCTGCAGCACGGTGCGGGCCCAGTCCAGGTAGGCGGCGGCCTCGACCCCGCCCTTGAGCGCCAGGGGCCGCTCGGCCAGCTCGCCCAGCCAGATCCGCCGCCCGGCGGGCACCTCGCGGTTGACGGGGGTGTCGCCGTAGGGGATCAGGAAGCGCCGGTTCGAGGTCGGCTCGATCTCGCCGGTGACGTCCACCCCGGTCAATTCGCGCAGGAAGCCGTGACCCATCCACTGCCCGCCGACATCGCGCGCGCCGGTGGACCAGGTGGTCAGCAGCTGCCCGCCGATGTCGCGAAAGCGCAGCAGCGCTCCCCGCTCGGCCGCACTGAGCGCCACCGTCGAGGGCAGGACCAGCACGTCCTGCGGTTTTAGCGCGGCCAGCTCCTCCGGGCTGTGCAGTTCCCGGAAGACATGCCCGCGCCCCTGCAGCAGGCGGCGCCAGGGGCCCAGCAGGGCGTCGTGGCTGCCGCCTACGCCGGGCAGGTAGGCGCGCGTGCTGGGTGAGGCGTAGAGCGCCACCTGGCCCTCGGCGCGCGCCTGAACCGGCAACAGCAGTGCCAGCGCCGCGACCAACAGCGCGCAGCCCCGCAGGGTGAGCGGCAGCAGGAAGGCCGCGAGCCTCATCCGCGCAGGGCGCCGTCCGCCGGGCCGGGGGCCGCCAGCGCCGCGAAGGGCGTGCCCGAGGCCGAGGGCAGGTAGGGGCGCAGGAAGACCGGCACGAAGGGCTCCGGCGTGGCCGCGGTGGCCGTGCCCTGGGCACGCCGGGCCCGCTGGCGCTCGCGCCGGGCGCGGAAGATGCTGTAGGCCACCACCGCGGCGGCCAGCGTCAGCAGGTTGATGGCCACGCTCATGTAGGCGAGCAGCACGATCGGGTCGAGTTCCATCTAGATCTTTCCTTCTCTGGTGAGCTTGCCCCAGGTCATGTCGAGGCGCAGCAGTTCTTCAAGGGTGGCGATGAGCTTGGTGATGTCCGAGAAGATGGCGTAGAAGCGGTAGAGCAGCACGCCGGGCAGCAGGCGGGGGTCCTCCTCGTCGAGCACGAGGCAGTAGGTGGTGACGGCCACGTCGAACAGCGCGGCGAGCAGCCACCACAGGAAGAGGTACTCGAAGCTGCCGAAGGCCAGCGTCGCGTGCGTGAAGAAGGCCAGCATGAACAGGCTGAGCACCGGCACCACCAGTGAATCGGCCGCCATGTACCAGAGCGACAGGCTCGCCACCGGGTGCTGGCGCAGCCGGGTGAGCAGGTGGCGGTGCTTGAGCACGCACTGCACGGTGCCGCGGGTCCAGCGGTAGCGCTGGTTGACCAGGTCCAGCCAGCGGCTGGGCGACTCGGCCCAGGCCTGGGCGGTGGGCTCGTAGGTCACGGCCCAGCCGGCGGCCAGCATCTTGAGGGTCAGGTCGCGGTCTTCGGCGAAGGTGTCGCTGTCGTAGCCACCGGCCTCGATCAGCGCCTCGCGACGGAAGACGCCCAGCGGCCCGCCGATCACGCTGACCGCCCGCACGGAACTCTGCGCACGCCGCTCCAGCGCCAGGCCCTGGATGTACTCGATGGCCTGCAGCCGGGTGGCGAGGTTCTCCCGGTTGGCCACCTTGACGTTGCCGGCCACGGCGCCCACCGTGGGGTCGTCGAAGTGCGGCACGCAGGCGCGCAGTGCGTTCGGGCTGATGCGGCTGTCGGCGTCCATGTTCAGCACCAGCGAGCCACGCGCCTGTGCCAGGCCCACGTTGAGCGCGGAGGACTTGCCGCCGTTGGGCTTGCGGATCACCCGCACCCGCGAAGACTCGCGTGCCGCCTCCTGGGCGCGCAGGTAGGTGTCGTCCGACGAACCGTCGTCGATCACCAGCACCTCGTAGCAAGGGTAGTCCAGCTCCAGCAGCGAACGCACCGACTGGCGGATCACCGGGCCCTCGTTGTAGGCGGGCACCACGATGGAGATGAAGGGCAGCGGCCGCCCGGCCTCGGCCATCGCGGCGGCGCGCGGCGCTTCGTCCTCCTC
The Sphaerotilus microaerophilus DNA segment above includes these coding regions:
- a CDS encoding VOC family protein; amino-acid sequence: MNIQRIHHVAYRCRDAKETVEWYRKHLGMEFVLAIAEDQVPSTHAPDPYMHLFMDAGNGNVLAFFELPNSPAMGRDPNTPDWVQHIAFKVGSVQELEETKARLEASGIAVVGVTDHTIFKSIYFFDPNGHRLELAADTGTPEMYKKLDDVKWEMLEEWSKTRRAPKHAAWMHEKEFTQ
- a CDS encoding transporter substrate-binding domain-containing protein, which translates into the protein MDKEARHSLGVSAWIVAVLAGMVIGVVMVLAPPAWVVPDRSADAPQRLRVAYSIELPYAGVGLEGRVFGESPDVLRAVLTRAGPPEPEWVHLEFGQLIHELRMGRIDLIAAGLFAAPERAMLITFSRPTARVQMGLLVTAFNPMGLHRLEDLRDRPQAWLAVIRGSVEASLAGAAGIDDSRLLKVPDVQSGIAAVRSNRAAGFALSAPSLRWAMRVSGAPGGELADPFQAPAMAGAAGLPAYAMRLGDERLPRLDAALAGFLGSPAHQRLAQAYGFQPDELPIAPARPPAPTAQEGRP
- a CDS encoding FAD-dependent oxidoreductase — protein: MLKTYTYPQFDYRQSAEQKEGRVARHPVVIIGAGPIGLTAALECAARGLPAVVLDDNNTVSIGSRAVCYAKRPLEIWDRHGLGEGFVERGVSWKVGRVFHREEQVYQFDLLPEPHHKMPAMINLQQYHVEEAMVAACGRSPLVDLRWKHKLLSLAQAGDVATLTVETPDGVFQLQADWVIACDGANSDTRRMVDGQFTGQFFQDRFLIADVVMDASFPTERWFWFDPPFHRGAVRPDGQRMPTSVLLHKQADNVWRIDFQLGWDSDPEEEKRPEKVIPRIQAMLGPEAKFELEWVSVYQFACRRVDNFRYGRVIFAGDAAHQVSPFGARGANTGVQDIDNLIWKLKLVLDGAAPPALVDSYHEERAYAADDNLRNSTRSTDFITPKSAASLRMRDAVLELARSEAFARPLVNSGRLSTPTPYLSSSLNTADESEFAGRMKPGTNCADAPLQRDGQPVWLLDALAEASRGAGDFVLLVWGDGGVAAEAVNAGAVTARVLRVGPGGLQDATGVATERYDAQPGSVYLIRPDQHVAARWRSFDAAKVQAALRRCLAQ
- a CDS encoding sensor domain-containing protein — its product is MKNWPAARQRQYAATALFALVCLGLIAWGHLSWTATLDATVGPRQAIATAQQSVQRAQLYAERLRAGDSTVSAAMVSADLATALYQARLLAEDAPAVADIELPAQLTQARREAATRYLSALQALRNSVQSRLDERPTAPALALRADQGELMSAAMDVELAVHAEHGERLRAQARRTTFTLLLVGGLAAALMWQMHRSQQQRERAVAQLAANERRLSALTTAIPEVSFLIDAEGRYQGAWGPPEKFAAPSDSLLGRSVAEHLPPELAERVMATIRRALETRQPAQMELELDTPAGRRHFEGRAAALPDQDQVVWVSWDITERKLAERRVQVLSRLYSFLSQVNQAIVQTHSEPDLFTRICAMAITQGNFRAAWVLSFDGTAETPESPARTLAQAAASAPGGASPAPEPPAVAARSAWQAIAHGQPHWAQDTWNTPDGQAFDLVALPLRCDTRCDAALVLAHTHLDPADADEQQLFEEVAADIAFARAQYAREAALRDSQERMKLHAAALESTQDGVMVTDLTSTIVSVNRAFTEITGYSEEEVIGQRPQLLQSGRQDSAFYEQMWQTLAAQGHWQGEMWNHRKDGKLYAQWISIATVRDGQGRPSHYVAVFTDTTSHKLTEERLQHMAHYDPLTQLPNRPMVLSRLEHALAAAQRLETQVAVLFIDLDNFKTVNDSLGHDAGDHLLMAVSARLSQRTRREDTLGRLGGDEFVLVMEHLRDQQDAGHVAQDLLHLLDEPFRIGDTSVYVQASIGISLYPNDGHSVGELVRDADAAMYQAKRAGRNTYRYYTGSMTEAAQYRLALDNRLRRALERNEFQLWYQPLYRLSDQRLVGLEALVRLDQPDLPPVGPAIFIPMLEETGQIIALGDWVTREACRQGRAWLDAGLDFGRIAINLSPVEARRGGTDERLRAALAASGLPPDRLELEITESGLMEQGEHAEGFLRSLQAQGVQLAIDDFGTGYSSLAYLKRFPVGKLKIDRSFINDLPGDANDAQLVSTMVTLGRSLGISVLAEGVESSEQLAFLTALGCEAAQGYLFSPPRPAAEAAAWLPRCDAPLPA
- a CDS encoding MarR family winged helix-turn-helix transcriptional regulator, whose product is MTLKLQSFFPYQLAVLADTVSRAMAQVYAERFELSRDEWRVVAALYENGAMKTADVIAHTTLDKMQVSRAVTRLEQDGLIQRSEDPGDRRNRVIELLPPGTALVRKVVPLVEARVAFLLDALDPAERSSLDAVIAKVGERAQQLIRQG
- a CDS encoding DUF2783 domain-containing protein, giving the protein MPMIHTPNLSDPDGFYEELIDAQRGLSDEQAQLMNAKLVLTLANHIGDREVLREALQVARPLGAATAG
- a CDS encoding glycosyl hydrolase family 18 protein; the protein is MTADAAGPRLDRRRWLQRGCGLWPLSGGWCWSSGAAATPRRHAPAHAGVDLQLWGYYPWWMREDWRRRRIGLYDRLSVFEIEIGDDGQLLDTQGWPVRWQPLGAALRAGGGRLDVTLFLAQAERFERVFGSAERREHLLAQVLALSSPADGVNLDVEIYTPLTAAARRGYMAFCTALAAGLHGQRGGASGAHPRAKSLSVFGVMGAAVDLYERPVQALIDHVVVQGYDAHHADSRRAGPVAPLRGPYTLTWERALRHYLALGWPRHKLLFGLPFYGYEWATESATPGAATLGQGRQISYGAVDERLLPQIRVNARAEVQRHGLRRDAASGSPYYVYRDDGGHWRQGWFEDETSLAAKLDFVRDEGLGGAAVFPVGYDDGAFDALLQRRFRGS